In Sphingopyxis sp. CCNWLW2, a single window of DNA contains:
- the fixJ gene encoding response regulator FixJ — MASDPIVYIIDDDDSARGSLEFLLDCAGLRVRGFASADAFLAASPPLDGACLVTDVRMPGTNGIELLATLRGRGGEIPVIVMTGHADVPLAIQAMKAGAADFIEKPFDDELIMSAIRKAISDLSGTADGRAQKQQLTERIASLSAREREVMEALVEGKANKAIAYDLGISARTVEVYRANAMMKMHAKTLSDLVRMATIAQLG; from the coding sequence GTGGCGAGTGATCCCATCGTCTACATCATCGATGACGACGACAGCGCACGCGGATCGCTGGAGTTCCTGCTCGATTGTGCGGGTCTTCGCGTTCGCGGTTTCGCGTCGGCCGACGCCTTCCTCGCGGCTTCGCCTCCCCTCGATGGCGCATGCCTCGTCACCGACGTCCGCATGCCGGGGACCAACGGCATCGAACTGCTGGCGACGCTTCGGGGGCGTGGCGGGGAGATTCCGGTAATTGTGATGACCGGACACGCTGACGTGCCGCTTGCGATCCAAGCGATGAAAGCGGGCGCCGCCGACTTCATCGAAAAGCCGTTCGACGACGAACTGATTATGTCGGCGATCCGTAAAGCGATCAGCGATCTGTCGGGCACCGCTGACGGGCGGGCGCAGAAGCAGCAATTAACGGAACGGATCGCGTCATTGTCTGCTCGCGAGCGGGAAGTGATGGAGGCGCTCGTGGAGGGCAAGGCCAACAAGGCGATCGCTTACGACTTGGGAATCAGTGCGCGAACCGTCGAAGTCTATCGCGCAAATGCGATGATGAAAATGCACGCCAAGACCCTGTCGGACCTGGTTCGCA
- a CDS encoding sensor histidine kinase has translation MFAEALGARATFIFFVPGVVVAGALSGVRAGTLAAFTGAAAGLWCDAQAGPIENGSLIAAGAFVVIALAIATGGEWFQHARIETEAAASRLARREAHLRSILETVPDAMVVIDEKGLIRDFSSAAERMFGWAARDVIGRNVSMLMPEPYRSGHDDYLARYYRTGEKRIIGNGRVVVGQRRDGSTFPMELAVGEMHAAGERHFTGFIRDLTERQEAEARLQELQNELVHVSRFTSLGEMASALAHEINQPLSAITNYLKGSRMLLERDVVPHERVAEAVERASVEALRAGDIIRRLRDFVARGETERSVESLPKLVEEASALALVGAKEHGIRVHFAFDPAVDLVLVDRVQVQQVVLNLVRNGVDSLAAFDGPSRELEVRIEPDGDVAKVSVTDNGPGIDPEIADRLFQPFITTKRTGMGVGLSISRTIIEAHGGRIWAEGAEPVGARFSFTLQTVNRKELEGGE, from the coding sequence ATGTTCGCCGAGGCGCTCGGCGCAAGGGCCACATTCATCTTCTTCGTACCGGGCGTGGTAGTCGCGGGGGCTTTGTCGGGTGTTCGCGCCGGCACGCTCGCCGCCTTCACTGGCGCGGCGGCGGGGCTGTGGTGCGATGCGCAGGCCGGGCCGATTGAAAACGGCAGTCTCATTGCCGCCGGTGCCTTCGTGGTCATAGCGCTCGCGATCGCGACCGGAGGCGAATGGTTCCAGCACGCCCGCATCGAGACCGAAGCCGCCGCCTCGCGCCTCGCGCGGCGCGAGGCGCACCTGCGCTCGATCCTCGAAACGGTTCCCGATGCCATGGTCGTGATCGACGAGAAGGGACTGATCCGCGATTTCAGTTCCGCCGCCGAGCGCATGTTCGGCTGGGCCGCCCGCGACGTGATCGGCCGCAATGTGAGCATGCTCATGCCCGAACCCTATCGCAGCGGGCACGATGATTATCTCGCCCGCTATTACCGGACCGGGGAAAAGCGCATTATCGGCAACGGGCGGGTGGTCGTCGGCCAGCGCCGCGATGGCTCGACCTTCCCGATGGAACTCGCCGTCGGAGAGATGCATGCTGCCGGCGAGCGCCATTTCACCGGATTCATTCGCGACCTGACCGAACGCCAGGAGGCCGAGGCGCGGCTGCAGGAACTGCAAAATGAACTTGTGCACGTGTCGCGGTTCACCAGCCTCGGCGAAATGGCCTCCGCGCTCGCGCACGAGATCAATCAGCCCCTCTCCGCGATCACCAATTACCTGAAAGGCAGCCGGATGCTGCTTGAGCGCGACGTCGTCCCGCACGAGCGCGTTGCCGAAGCGGTCGAGCGCGCGTCGGTCGAGGCCCTCCGCGCCGGTGACATCATTCGGCGTCTGCGCGACTTCGTTGCGCGTGGGGAGACCGAGCGCAGCGTCGAAAGCCTGCCGAAGCTCGTCGAAGAGGCAAGCGCCCTCGCGCTTGTTGGCGCAAAGGAGCACGGCATTCGCGTCCATTTTGCATTCGATCCCGCCGTCGATCTCGTGCTTGTCGACCGGGTTCAGGTCCAGCAGGTGGTGCTTAATCTCGTGCGCAATGGCGTGGATTCGCTGGCTGCGTTCGACGGTCCGTCCAGAGAACTTGAAGTCCGCATTGAACCGGACGGGGACGTGGCGAAGGTCAGCGTGACCGACAATGGGCCGGGCATCGATCCCGAAATCGCGGATCGGCTGTTTCAGCCCTTCATCACGACCAAGCGCACCGGTATGGGCGTGGGTCTGTCGATTTCGCGTACGATCATCGAGGCGCACGGCGGCAGGATTTGGGCCGAAGGGGCAGAGCCAGTCGGCGCGCGTTTCAGCTTTACGCTGCAGACTGTGAACAGGAAGGAGCTGGAAGGTGGCGAGTGA
- a CDS encoding alternative oxidase, whose protein sequence is MTAPFIDLSVHHKPAGLSDRVAFGFTKALRWSADTFFAERYGHRAVVLETVAAVPGMVGATINHLACLRRMCDDKGWIKTLMDEAENERMHLMTFIEISKPTWFERAVIIGVQWIFYICFFALYLVSSKTAHRVVGYFEEEAVISYTHYLAEIDEGRSANVPAPEIAKSYWGLPADATLRDVVLVVRADEAHHRDVNHGFANELAGLPVGPVAECPPHVTLEPNWKRAA, encoded by the coding sequence ATGACCGCACCTTTCATCGATCTTAGCGTTCACCACAAGCCCGCTGGCCTGTCCGACCGTGTCGCCTTCGGCTTTACCAAGGCGCTTCGTTGGAGCGCCGACACCTTCTTTGCCGAACGTTATGGTCACCGTGCCGTCGTGCTCGAAACCGTCGCTGCAGTGCCCGGCATGGTCGGTGCGACGATCAATCACCTCGCCTGCCTGCGCCGGATGTGCGACGATAAAGGCTGGATCAAGACGCTGATGGACGAAGCCGAAAATGAACGCATGCATCTCATGACGTTCATCGAAATCTCGAAGCCGACCTGGTTTGAGCGCGCGGTAATTATCGGCGTTCAATGGATCTTCTATATCTGCTTCTTCGCGCTCTACCTGGTGAGCTCCAAGACTGCGCACCGCGTCGTCGGCTATTTCGAGGAAGAGGCGGTGATCAGCTATACCCACTATCTCGCCGAGATCGACGAGGGCCGCAGCGCTAACGTCCCGGCACCCGAGATCGCCAAAAGCTACTGGGGTCTGCCCGCGGATGCAACGCTCCGCGACGTTGTTCTCGTCGTCCGCGCCGACGAAGCGCATCATCGCGACGTCAATCATGGCTTCGCCAACGAACTTGCGGGCTTGCCCGTGGGTCCCGTCGCCGAATGTCCGCCGCACGTCACGCTCGAGCCGAACTGGAAGCGGGCTGCCTGA
- a CDS encoding histidine kinase yields the protein MDRPVVIVASDPALLSSLRFALSVEGFDVREADDIAHPGASLVVDQDRVGGGLALVAALRAAGNSAPVILLVTHPDRNLRTRAKLLGVELLEKPLQRDDLSRLLATSPDPLARAE from the coding sequence ATGGATCGCCCCGTCGTCATCGTCGCAAGCGACCCGGCGCTCCTGTCCTCGCTCCGTTTCGCCCTGTCGGTCGAGGGGTTCGACGTACGCGAAGCCGATGACATCGCTCATCCCGGGGCAAGTCTCGTCGTCGATCAGGACCGGGTGGGCGGTGGTCTGGCCCTTGTTGCCGCCCTGCGCGCTGCGGGCAACTCCGCTCCGGTCATTCTTCTCGTGACACATCCCGACCGGAACCTTCGAACGCGCGCAAAGCTGCTCGGCGTCGAGCTTCTCGAGAAACCCCTGCAACGCGACGACCTCAGCCGGCTTCTCGCGACCTCGCCCGATCCGCTCGCGCGGGCAGAGTGA
- a CDS encoding globin domain-containing protein: MRTASAHAMEIVKATAPALEKHGLAITTAMYARLFENAEVEAMFDRAAQNSGEQPRRLAGAILAYARNIDKLANLGPAVTRMVQRHVETGVRPEHYPYVADALLPAIRDVLGAEIATDEVLAAWAEAYWMLADILISAEAQAYEKAAVA, encoded by the coding sequence ATGCGCACCGCCTCAGCCCACGCCATGGAGATCGTTAAGGCGACGGCTCCCGCCCTCGAGAAACACGGTCTCGCTATTACGACGGCCATGTACGCACGGCTCTTCGAAAATGCCGAGGTCGAGGCCATGTTCGACCGCGCCGCCCAAAACAGCGGCGAGCAACCGCGTCGCCTCGCGGGCGCAATATTGGCCTACGCGCGCAACATCGATAAGCTGGCCAACCTCGGGCCGGCCGTAACCCGCATGGTTCAGCGCCACGTCGAGACCGGCGTTCGGCCCGAGCATTACCCCTATGTTGCCGACGCCTTGCTCCCAGCAATCCGCGATGTCCTGGGCGCGGAAATTGCGACCGACGAGGTTCTCGCAGCCTGGGCGGAGGCCTATTGGATGCTGGCCGACATCCTCATTTCTGCAGAGGCACAAGCCTATGAGAAAGCGGCGGTGGCGTGA
- a CDS encoding group III truncated hemoglobin yields the protein MTEAILSEQDLARLIPAFYARVRGDEILGPIFNKAIHDWPHHLEKLQAFWSSIMLTSGRYKGQPMVAHVRHADDMTASNFERWLTLWRQTTEELLDADTAAAMQTKADRIAESLQLGIQFYRDRNPVS from the coding sequence ATGACCGAGGCCATCCTCTCCGAGCAGGATCTCGCGCGCCTGATTCCGGCTTTCTACGCCCGGGTTCGAGGCGATGAGATTCTCGGTCCGATCTTCAACAAGGCCATCCATGACTGGCCACATCATCTCGAGAAACTGCAGGCCTTCTGGTCCTCGATCATGCTCACCAGCGGACGCTACAAGGGGCAGCCGATGGTCGCACATGTGCGCCATGCCGACGACATGACCGCCAGCAATTTCGAGCGTTGGCTCACGCTTTGGCGCCAGACGACGGAAGAGTTGCTGGACGCCGACACGGCGGCGGCGATGCAGACGAAGGCTGACCGGATTGCTGAAAGCCTCCAGCTCGGCATACAATTTTATCGCGACAGGAACCCGGTATCATGA
- a CDS encoding DUF1971 domain-containing protein: protein MITPLPVGLTVYKRTPTFTEASVPRGLLADHSAKEGVWGLIRVEEGSLRYVVTDPRRDFAEHILAPGGEPGVVEPTIAHRVEPLGAVHFYVEFLRARAEIDQA, encoded by the coding sequence ATGATCACCCCACTGCCCGTAGGCCTGACCGTTTATAAGCGGACGCCCACCTTTACCGAGGCGAGCGTTCCGCGCGGGTTGCTGGCCGATCATTCCGCGAAAGAAGGCGTGTGGGGCCTGATCCGGGTCGAAGAAGGCAGCTTGCGCTATGTCGTGACCGATCCCCGCCGGGATTTTGCCGAGCATATTCTGGCGCCCGGCGGCGAGCCTGGAGTGGTGGAGCCCACGATAGCCCATCGAGTGGAGCCGCTCGGCGCGGTGCACTTCTATGTCGAGTTTCTCCGCGCGCGCGCCGAAATCGACCAGGCGTAG
- a CDS encoding LacI family DNA-binding transcriptional regulator: MAHGEKRSTSIDVAKLAQVSPKSVSRVFNNEPHISPALRRKVLRAAKELNYHPNVLAQGLVRRQSYLIGLIYEKPSPSYVVELQRGALERLHGGRYRLIVLPVESVMDRPLEVVSLVRSAALDGVILAPPASDHPDILDGLLDARIPFARIAPQSKLDVGLSTAMDDVAAAREIAEHVIGLGHRTIAIILGDPVHAASAQRLIGYHQAFDANGLPPLPDLVETGDFSFESGYEATKRLLSRKLRPTAILAQNDDMAVGAMSAARELGFDVPADLTVVGFDDSEIARVVWPRLTTIRQPVMEMAKTATDMLLRELAGDDPGGMVIHAHQFVDRLTAAPPPALS, encoded by the coding sequence ATGGCTCACGGAGAAAAACGCTCGACAAGCATTGACGTCGCCAAGCTGGCTCAAGTGTCACCTAAAAGCGTATCGCGCGTCTTCAATAATGAACCGCATATTTCGCCCGCGTTGCGTAGAAAGGTGCTCCGCGCCGCCAAAGAGCTTAACTACCACCCTAATGTTCTCGCGCAGGGCCTAGTCCGGAGACAATCATACCTCATCGGTTTGATCTATGAAAAGCCGAGTCCAAGCTATGTGGTCGAATTGCAGCGGGGCGCGCTCGAGAGATTGCATGGCGGACGCTATCGTCTGATCGTGCTGCCCGTGGAATCGGTAATGGACCGTCCGCTCGAAGTGGTCAGCCTCGTGCGCTCCGCAGCATTGGACGGCGTCATCCTCGCACCGCCGGCGTCGGACCATCCCGACATTCTCGATGGACTTTTGGATGCGCGCATTCCCTTCGCCCGGATCGCGCCCCAGTCCAAGCTTGATGTCGGCCTGTCGACGGCAATGGACGATGTTGCAGCCGCGCGCGAGATCGCCGAGCATGTCATCGGGCTTGGGCACCGGACGATCGCGATCATCCTAGGCGATCCGGTCCACGCCGCCAGTGCCCAGCGCCTGATCGGCTATCATCAGGCTTTCGACGCCAACGGCCTGCCGCCGCTTCCCGATCTGGTCGAAACCGGCGATTTCAGTTTTGAATCGGGATATGAAGCGACCAAGCGCCTCCTGTCACGCAAGCTGCGGCCGACCGCCATATTGGCACAGAATGACGATATGGCGGTTGGCGCCATGTCGGCGGCACGCGAATTGGGATTCGATGTTCCCGCCGATCTGACCGTCGTCGGGTTCGACGATTCCGAAATCGCCCGCGTCGTGTGGCCGCGTCTCACGACGATCCGCCAACCGGTCATGGAAATGGCCAAGACCGCGACTGACATGCTGCTGCGCGAACTGGCGGGCGATGATCCCGGCGGAATGGTCATCCATGCGCATCAATTCGTCGATCGGCTGACCGCCGCGCCGCCGCCGGCTCTATCATAG